A stretch of the Argentina anserina chromosome 6, drPotAnse1.1, whole genome shotgun sequence genome encodes the following:
- the LOC126798728 gene encoding type IV inositol polyphosphate 5-phosphatase 6-like, whose translation MDIENHKSRKTFRKWFKRKHKKYDPYQLSQVSDGGEDESDDYLDEIVTQSMEMGPTTSTNDLRIFVGTWNVAGRSPIGSLAVDLEEWLNLKDAADLYVLGFQEIVPLKTRTVIGTEDPTEARNWNQLIGKTLNNRHGSPWFTSISNPILSENYQYVDKPDPESRISVSNHSGSPIIEQYEMPKGGTKYKLMASKKMVGVFISVWIKSELLRKYCISDVKVCSVACGIMGYLGNKGSVSVSMTIEGTSFCFVVAHLASGEKKGDEGRRNHQVSEIFRRTTFPRSPSIPTNNHTSHPLTILGHDRIFWFGDLNYRLYLEDNSARQLINKLDWTALQEFDQLRREREYGGVFQGWEEGAIEFAPTYKYSSSNCNRYSGGLPSKSGEKQRTPAWCDRILWYGKGVTQLSYFRSESKFSDHRPVSALFSTQVEESTNPKMVSLQTILPTIRLPKKTEQRKHSERTQSTLLSFLEKDIEDSPTHRTKG comes from the exons ATGGACATCGAGAATCATAAATCCAGGAAAACCTTCAGAAAGTGGTTCAAAAGAAAGCACAAGAAATATGACCCCTATCAACTCAGCCAAGTTTCAG ATGGGGGTGAAGATGAAAGTGATGATTACTTGGATGAGATTGTCACGCAGTCCATGGAGATGGGTCCAACTACTTCTACTAATGACTTGAG AATCTTTGTGGGAACTTGGAATGTGGCTGGAAGGTCTCCCATAGGGAGCTTAGCAGTAGATTTGGAAGAGTGGTTGAATCTTAAGGATGCAGCAGATTTGTATGTTCTTGG GTTTCAAGAGATTGTACCTTTGAAGACACGAACTGTAATAGGAACAGAAGACCCAACTGAAGCAAGAAACTGGAACCAGTTGATAGGGAAAACTCTCAACAACAGACATGGCAGCCCTTGGTTCACATCCATATCAAACCCTATTTTAAGTGAAAACTACCAGTATGTTGACAAGCCTGACCCTGAAAGCAGAATAAGCGTTAGCAATCATAGTGGGAGCCCCATTATAGAGCAATACGAAATGCCAAAGGGTGGCACTAAGTACAAGCTAATGGCAAGCAAGAAGATGGTGGGAGTGTTCATTAGTGTGTGGATAAAAAGTGAATTGCTCAGAAAGTATTGCATTTCAGATGTTAAAGTTTGTTCAGTGGCATGTGGTATTATGGGCTATTTGGGAAATAAAGGTTCAGTTTCAGTCAGCATGACAATCGAAGGAACTAGTTTTTGCTTTGTTGTTGCCCATTTAGCTTCTGGTGAGAAGAAAGGAGATGAAGGCAGAAGGAATCACCAAGTCTCAGAGATTTTTAGGCGAACCACTTTCCCTCGATCTCCCAGCATCCCTACAAACAATCACACTTCCCACCCTCTCACTATCTTAGGACATGA TCGAATATTCTGGTTTGGGGATCTCAACTATAGGCTATACTTGGAGGACAATTCAGCCAGGCAGCTGATAAACAAACTAGACTGGACAGCATTACAAGAGTTTGATCAGCTTCGTAGGGAACGGGAATATGGTGGGGTATTTCAGGGATGGGAAGAGGGAGCTATAGAATTTGCACCTACATACAAgtattcttcatcaaattgcaatagatACTCAGGTGGGCTTCCAAGCAAATCAGGAGAGAAGCAAAGAACTCCAGCATG GTGCGACAGAATTCTATGGTATGGAAAAGGGGTGACACAGCTCTCCTATTTCCGTAGTGAGAGTAAGTTCTCTGACCACAGGCCAGTCTCTGCCCTATTCTCAACACAAGTAGAGGAGTCAACTAATCCAAAAATGGTTTCACTGCAAACGATTCTTCCGACCATAAGACTTCCTAAAAAAACT GAGCAGAGAAAGCATTCTGAAAGGACCCAATCTACATTGCTATCATTCCTGGAAAAGGATATAGAAGATTCACCAACACATAGAACAAAAGGTTAG
- the LOC126797424 gene encoding LOW QUALITY PROTEIN: putative pentatricopeptide repeat-containing protein At5g36300 (The sequence of the model RefSeq protein was modified relative to this genomic sequence to represent the inferred CDS: inserted 4 bases in 3 codons; deleted 1 base in 1 codon) encodes MAGGEESLCRIREKNLRTLGGFQKVGVWYSLYTWEFNIYGSRDEAKRSRLSSFVYSKVIXLYRDNGMWKKAMDIVEEKREMGMTLDKQIYNSIIDTFGKNGELDEAQEVSGKMKQEGVEPDIXTFSSLIRWHCKSGLIKMALELFTEMQEQGLYPDPKGKWDMIQRTFEKMRSRGHKKKVGLFYAVLVDIYGRRYGKFQDAEECTVKVFQLMEVEGIEPNVIMLNVLINAFGIAGRHLETMSIYHHIKESGLSPDVVTYTTLMKAFIRXKYDKVPEIYMDMERAGCTPDKKARQMLEVASLVLQQRN; translated from the exons ATGGCTGGAGGTGAAGAAAGTTTATGCAGAATCAGGGAAAAAAATCTAAGGACATTGGGGGGTTTCCAGAAGGTGGGGGTTTGGTATTCCTTGTACACTTGGGAATTTAACATTTATGGGAGCAGAGATG AAGCGAAAAGGTCTCGACTGAGCTCATTTGTATATAGTAAGGTCA GTCTTTATAGGGACAATGGGATGTGGAAGAAAGCAATGGACATTGtcgaagagaagagagaaatggGGATGACATTGGACAAACAGATTTACAACAGCATTATTGATACATTTGGGAAAAATGGTGAGCTTGATGAGGCACAGGAAGTCTCTGGGAAAATGAAACAAGAAGGTGTAGAGCCTGATAT GACCTTTAGTTCGTTGATACGGTGGCACTGTAAGTCTGGGTTGATAAAGATGGCCCTCGAGTTGTTTACTGAGATGCAAGAACAAGGATTATATCCTGATCCCAAAGGGAAGTGGGATATGATACAGAGGACGTTTGAGAAAATGAGAAGCCGAGggcataaaaaaaaagtgggaCTATTTTATGCTGTTCTGGTTGACATTTATGGGCGTCGATACGGAAAATTTCAGGATGCAGAAGAGTGTACAGTC AAAGTCTTTCAGCTTATGGAAGTGGAGGGAATCGAACCAAATGTGATAATGTTGAATGTCTTGATTAATGCATTTGGTATTGCTGGTAGACATTTAGAAACTATGTCCATATATCACCATATAAAAGAAAGT GGTTTAAGCCCTGATGTAGTTACTTATACTACCCTTATGAAGGCGTTTATTC GCAAGTACGATAAGGTTCCTGAGATATACATGGATATGGAACGTGCTGGATGCACACCTGATAAGAAGGCTAGGCAGATGTTAGAAGTCGCTTCATTGGTCCTCCAACAGAGGAATTGA
- the LOC126798735 gene encoding uncharacterized protein LOC126798735 translates to MALSSSTILSPFSVNVTTDYHSSASSSTSLLPRFSFPSTPRPNRRPPSPLVVLSSKSGDRAWNDAKRQLMEQYGFDPDAALTEPTRKGKKKKSSSELQEAAQAEPRVKRTTHKLLQVLGGKARRMKLLSPKGMDVRPMMEVVKGAAFDILQAAGGCPASLRPGRWLDLYSGTGSVGIEAISRGCSEVHFVEMDPWVISEVLRPNLEWTGFLDVSVIHAVRVEKFIERAEKLAGKEPFDYISVTPPYTQVDYAVLMDQISKSALVGENTFIVVEYATRTDMLDSCGCLVKITERRFGRTHLVIYGPKWAQKKKKKEKSQRGVAVEV, encoded by the exons ATGGCGCTGTCATCGTCTACAATTCTATCTCCGTTCAGTGTGAACGTAACTACCGACTACCACTCCTCCGCCTCATCTTCCACCTCTCTTCTTCCTCGCTTCAGCTTCCCCTCCACACCACGCCCCAACCGCCGGCCTCCTTCACCTCTCGTCGTCCTCTCCTCAA AGTCCGGCGATCGAGCCTGGAACGACGCCAAGCGACAGCTGATGGAGCAATACGGCTTCGACCCCGACGCCGCCTTGACTGAGCCCACTCGCAAg ggaaagaagaagaagagcagtAGTGAGCTACAAGAGGCAGCTCAGGCTGAGCCTAGGGTCAAGAGGACCACGCATAAGTTGCTTCAG GTGCTGGGAGGAAAGGCTCGGAGGATGAAGTTGCTATCTCCAAAGGGAATGGATGTGAGACCAATGATGGAGGTTGTGAAAGGTGCTGCCTTTGATATCCTGcag GCTGCAGGCGGCTGTCCTGCGTCGTTAAGGCCTGGCCGTTGGTTAGACTTGTACAGTGGTACTGGATCTGTTGGAATTGAAGCTATTAGCCGAGGATGTTCTGAG GttcattttgtagagatgGATCCGTGGGTCATTTCAGAGGTTCTACGTCCAAACTTGGAGTGGACTGGATTCCTCGATGTTTCAGTTATACATGCTGTGCGTGTTGAAAAGTTCATTGAACGTGCTGAGAAACTTGCAG GTAAAGAACCATTCGATTACATTAGTGTAACCCCTCCTTATACACAAGTTGACTATGCAGTGTTGATGGATCAAATATCAAAATCGGCATTAGTTGGAGAAAATACCTTTATA GTGGTTGAGTATGCGACAAGAACCGACATGCTTGATTCATGTGGATGTCTTGTGAAG ATAACTGAACGGCGGTTTGGCAGGACACACTTGGTTATTTATGGACCAAAGTGGgcccagaagaagaagaagaaagaaaagtcaCAGCGGGGAGTAGCAGTAGAAGTGTAG
- the LOC126798741 gene encoding CLAVATA3/ESR (CLE)-related protein 25, producing MESLGRSKVLRVLFGLLLLLGVFWFFSTAILVNHTTGPTVTVSSSRIFKHWKLNGRDKKHAVVWDSSTFIYVSKRRVPNGPDPIHNRRAVKTRQPAGRA from the exons ATGGAGAGTTTAGGAAGAAGTAAGGTTTTACGTGTTCTGTTTGGACTTCTACTGCTTCTGGGTGTCTTCTGGTTCTTCTCTACTGCAATTCTGGTGAACCACACTACCGGACCGACAGTCACAGTTTCATCGAGCAGAATCTTCAAGCATTGGAAGCTGAATGGAAGAGATAAGAAGCATGCTGTTGTTTGGGATTCTTCTACCTTCATTTACGTGAGCAAGAGGCGAGTACCTAATGGACCTGATCCCATCCATAACAG GAGAGCAGTGAAGACTAGACAACCAGCTGGTCGAGCTTAA
- the LOC126798724 gene encoding uncharacterized protein LOC126798724: MEHDEPEKMVEVKKAYAEIILNTAKEAAARVMAAERRAVRFEHDLRATKDDALQMMLRLKQMIDFKTNEAHMTSLKRDRKIEELEAQLFEAEDIITDLRSELKQAWGELERVSPDQVQPLNGETDDTSFSGNLTPEPMTLSCSGLGHEDALSSDLKNTSVFKGLDHKVSNGLEQTEQQLSGNTTREDASFSGNVTPEPMTLSPSGLRHEDAPNSGLKKTSVSRSPDPKASNRLAQTEQQLSGETTREDASFSGNVTPEPMTLSPSGARPEDAPNSGLKNTSVSRSPDYKVSNGLEQTEQHLSVSDSDKFCAPVCDFDSIIMRSKEPELLRNGCTQRVRAFESNSFNVKLPLPGYEDNHKSQRKNELNELIVKESDNGIDLVKQPSSKETKTLVKVRTIRRKKTQFGEAKTSQLCRPNQLMSSCQPSSTSGKDGSHNDACIQPSPVLSRCKTFAYLINGDVKSCEDQPNTAEKTEAKMKPLPRLDPGRTLIRRGVDPISGSTSVKVSIKGISSSGPVQNDADKGSKLIDVSVSIKPGKDVMENSEAPSTELSLGTSAVLGMNTELTDVKVSEQSSESPSHVDNRGLRKDTSQRKRKDFSGNPDETASFEENTTKRRAEERESITPQLQNESSRDSRRLAQVARQLISLSGKRW; the protein is encoded by the exons ATGGAACACGATGAGCCGGAG AAAATGGTGGAGGTGAAGAAGGCGTACGCGGAGATAATACTGAACACGGCGAAGGAAGCGGCGGCGAGAGTAATGGCGGCGGAGCGGAGAGCTGTTCGGTTCGAGCACGATCTGCGTGCTACTAAAGACGACGCGCTTCAGATGATGCTCCGATTGAAACAGATGATCGATTTCAAG ACAAATGAAGCACATATGACATCCTTGAAACGAGATAGAAAGATTGAAGAGCTTGAAGCGCAGCTCTTTGAGGCGGAAGATATTATAACTGACCTAAGATCAGAGTTGAAACAAGCATGGGGTGAATTGGAGAGGGTGAGTCCCGACCAAGTGCAGCCTCTGAATGGAGAAACCGATGATACCTCTTTTTCCGGAAATCTGACACCTGAGCCTATGACACTCTCCTGTTCAGGATTAGGGCATGAAGATGCTTTAAGTTCTGATCTGAAGAACACATCTGTGTTTAAAGGTCTGGACCATAAGGTCTCTAATGGTCTAGAACAAACTGAGCAGCAGTTGAGTGGAAATACCACAAGGGAAGATGCGTCATTTTCCGGAAACGTGACACCTGAGCCCATGACACTCTCTCCTTCAGGTTTACGGCATGAAGATGCTCCAAATTCTGGGCTGAAGAAAACCTCTGTGTCTAGGAGTCCAGACCCTAAAGCCTCTAATAGACTAGCACAAACTGAGCAGCAATTGAGTGGAGAAACCACAAGGGAAGATGCCTCATTTTCTGGAAATGTGACACCTGAGCCCATGACACTCTCTCCTTCAGGTGCACGGCCTGAAGATGCTCCAAATTCTGGGCTGAAGAACACCTCTGTGTCTAGAAGTCCAGACTATAAGGTCTCTAATGGACTAGAACAAACTGAGCAGCATTTGAGTGTTTCTGATTCAGACAAATTTTGTGCCCCAGTTTGTGACTTTGACTCTATAATCATGAGAAGTAAGGAGCCTGAGCTGCTCAGAAATGGATGCACACAGCGAGTTCGTGCTTTTGAAAGTAACTCATTTAATGTTAAACTGCCGCTTCCAGGATACGAGGACAATCACAAGTCTCAGAGGAAGAACGAGTTGAATGAGTTGATTGTGAAAGAAAGTGACAATGGCATAGATTTAGTTAAGCAACCATCTTCCAAAGAAACCAAAACCCTTGTCAAAGTCCGGACAATACGAAGAAAGAAGACTCAATTTGGGGAAGCCAAAACCTCCCAGCTATGTCGTCCTAATCAGCTAATGAGTTCATGTCAACCTTCCTCAACCAGTGGAAAGGATGGATCCCATAATGATGCATGTATTCAGCCATCTCCTGTTCTTTCCCGCTGCAAAACATTTGCCTACTTAATTAATGGTGATGTTAAATCTTGTGAAGATCAACCAAACACAGCTGAAAAAACTGAAGCTAAGATGAAGCCATTGCCCCGACTGGATCCAGGAAGGACATTAATTAGAAGAGGTGTGGATCCTATCTCAGGTTCAACTAGTGTTAAGGTCAGCATTAAGGGCATTAGCAGTTCTGGACCTGTCCAGAATGATGCAGACAAAGGTAGCAAGTTGATCGATGTGTCTGTTTCCATAAAGCCGGGAAAGGATGTTATGGAGAATTCAGAAGCTCCAAGTACTGAATTGAGCCTCGGCACTAGTGCTGTATTAGGAATGAATACTGAACTAACAGATGTTAAAGTATCAGAACAATCAAGTGAGTCTCCTAGTCACGTGGACAACAGAGGACTTCGCAAGGACACTTCCCAGAGGAAGCGCAAGGATTTCTCAGGCAACCCTGATGAAACTGCTTCATTTGAGGAGAACACAACTAAGAGGCGGGCAGAAGAGAGAGAATCTATCACACCACAGCTGCAAAATGAATCGTCTAGGGACAGTCGAAGGCTGGCTCAGGTTGCTCGACAG CTCATATCTTTGTCTGGGAAGAGATGGTGA
- the LOC126798740 gene encoding uncharacterized protein LOC126798740, which yields MEKRRELSGRVTKQRELLQVQEYVMHMVLLTAGASVSVLMVFLMEQWRAWVFIVLNLVLLAILFTSVSSTSGGNQESKNNHDEADRVPVNVEMKKETRQCRWPPAQVDQEVVKVCDEEEWFEVEDKPEEEENPKLSKEALNERVEAFIVMFRQHLVSDARNFN from the coding sequence atggagaagagaagagagctGAGTGGGAGAGTAACGAAGCAAAGAGAGCTCCTTCAAGTTCAAGAGTACGTCATGCACATGGTTCTGCTCACCGCCGGAGCATCTGTGTCGGTTTTGATGGTGTTTCTCATGGAGCAGTGGCGGGCGTGGGTGTTCATCGTTCTCAACCTCGTCCTCTTGGCCATTCTTTTCACTTCAGTGTCTTCCACCTCAGGTGGGAATCAAGAAAGCAAAAACAACCACGACGAAGCAGATCGAGTTCCGGTCAATGTTGAAATGAAGAAGGAGACGAGGCAATGTAGGTGGCCACCGGCTCAAGTAGATCAAGAAGTGGTTAAGGTATGTGATGAGGAAGAGTGGTTTGAAGTTGAAGACAagccggaggaggaggagaatcCGAAGCTTTCCAAGGAGGCTCTGAATGAGAGAGTGGAAGCTTTCATTGTTATGTTCCGGCAGCATTTAGTTTCAGATGCAAGAAATTTTAATTGA
- the LOC126798725 gene encoding probable inactive receptor kinase At1g27190, which translates to MLSSTTSTWVLTLVLFLSFFSCLQAVIEDDVKCLQGLKDSLTDPQDKLASWDFTNSSVFICRFTGVSCWNENENRIYNLDLRDMSLSGTIPKSVEYCISLQNLDLSGNELTGTIPNDFCTWLPYLVTLDLSGNQFSGSIPSSMGKCTYLNSLVLSENKLSGSIPYELSNLNRLKKFSVANNELSGTVPDVFKDYDKADFAGNSGLCGGPLKKCGGLSKKNLAIIIAAGVFGAAASLLLALGLWWWYHVRMNKRRKRGKGGYDVGREDWAERLRSHRLVQVSLFQKPLVKVKLGDLMAATNGFSQENVIISTRTGTTYKAVLPDGSALAIKRLSTCKLGEKQFRLEMNRLGQLRHPNLAPLLGYCVVEEEKLLVYKYLSNGTLYSLLHGSGPGLDWSTRYRIGLGAARGLAWLHHGCQPPIIHQNICSNVILLDEDFDARIMDFGLAKLMTSDPHESSFVNGDLGELGYIAPEYPSTMIASLKGDVYGFGIVLLELVTGQKPLEVVTAEEGFKGNIVDWVNRLSNSGRNKDAIDKDICGKGHDDEILQFLKIACNCVVSRPKDRGSMYQVYQSLKSMRRDHGFSEQDDEFPLIFRKTDHE; encoded by the coding sequence ATGTTGAGCTCAACAACCTCGACCTGGGTTCTCACCCTGGTCCTGTTCCTGAGCTTCTTCTCTTGCCTACAAGCCGTGATTGAAGACGACGTCAAGTGCCTTCAGGGCCTCAAAGACTCACTCACCGACCCTCAAGACAAGCTCGCCTCTTGGGACTTCACCAACTCCTCCGTCTTCATCTGCCGCTTTACCGGCGTCTCTTGCTGGAACGAGAACGAGAATCGAATCTACAACCTCGACCTAAGGGACATGTCTCTCTCAGGTACGATTCCCAAGTCAGTTGAGTACTGCATTAGTTTGCAGAATCTGGATCTATCTGGGAACGAGCTTACTGGGACGATCCCTAATGATTTCTGTACTTGGTTGCCTTATTTGGTAACTCTGGATTTGTCGGGGAATCAGTTTTCCGGTTCGATCCCGTCTTCTATGGGCAAGTGTACTTACTTGAACAGCCTTGTCCTGTCGGAGAATAAGCTGTCGGGGAGTATTCCCTATGAGCTGTCTAACTTGAACAGGTTGAAGAAGTTTTCGGTTGCGAATAATGAGCTGAGTGGGACTGTGCCTGATGTGTTTAAGGATTACGACAAGGCTGATTTTGCCGGCAACAGCGGGCTGTGTGGAGGGCCGCTGAAGAAATGTGGGGGGCTGAGTAAGAAGAATCTGGCCATTATTATTGCTGCGGGGGTGTTTGGCGCCGCGGCGTCTTTGTTGCTGGCTCTGGGGCTGTGGTGGTGGTACCATGTGAGGATGAacaagaggaggaagagggggaagGGAGGGTATGATGTTGGGAGGGAGGATTGGGCCGAGAGGCTGAGGTCGCATAGGCTGGTGCAAGTTTCGTTGTTTCAGAAGCCGCTGGTGAAGGTTAAGCTGGGAGATTTGATGGCAGCTACGAATGGTTTTAGTCAGGAGAATGTGATCATTTCGACTAGGACTGGGACTACTTACAAGGCGGTACTGCCTGATGGATCGGCGCTGGCAATTAAGCGGCTTAGTACTTGTAAGCTTGGGGAGAAGCAGTTTAGGTTGGAGATGAACCGGCTAGGACAGCTTAGGCATCCAAATTTGGCACCCCTTTTGGGTTACTGTGTTGTGGAGGAGGAGAAGCTTCTGGTGTACAAGTATTTGTCAAATGGGACTTTGTATTCTTTGTTACATGGAAGTGGTCCTGGATTGGATTGGTCGACTAGATATAGGATTGGTTTAGGGGCTGCAAGGGGACTTGCTTGGCTTCACCATGGTTGCCAGCCTCCAATTATACACCAGAACATCTGCTCCAATGTCATTCTCCTCGACGAGGATTTTGATGCTAGGATAATGGACTTTGGGTTGGCAAAGCTCATGACGTCTGATCCTCATGAGAGCTCTTTTGTTAATGGAGACTTGGGAGAGCTTGGTTACATTGCTCCTGAGTATCCAAGTACTATGATAGCTTCACTGAAAGGGGACGTTTATGGATTTGGCATAGTACTCCTCGAGTTGGTGACTGGGCAAAAGCCTCTTGAGGTCGTCACTGCTGAAGAAGGTTTTAAGGGTAATATCGTGGATTGGGTGAATCGTCTCTCTAATTCAGGTCGAAACAAGGATGCCATTGATAAGGATATTTGTGGAAAAGGACATGATGATGAAATTCTACAGTTTCTGAAAATTGCTTGTAATTGTGTTGTTTCTCGGCCCAAGGATAGGGGGTCTATGTACCAGGTTTACCAGTCCCTGAAGAGTATGCGGAGAGACCATGGTTTTTCTGAACAAGATGATGAGTTTCCTTTGATTTTCCGCAAGACAGATCATGAATGA
- the LOC126798731 gene encoding uncharacterized protein LOC126798731, which produces MGACASRPKGWAMRFQKKKKHGRQRRIIRRRVSSSNRSTNPQLQGSMDGAWFDCTSVMDSERGDDEFYSVYDDVVSLNGSESAIQRGRESGVGEESDRMQGLGVVQNHCLPCLPSTSPSAVDNKLSFRKRLGPSRLSFKWREGHAAAAAPADPTLVSPRAVVRRPIAGSTIPYCPMGKRMADCWSPLEPNSFKVRGKNYLRDKKKELASDCAAYYPFGVDIFLSQRKIDHIARFVELPVVNVDGDVPSILVVNVQIPLYPISMFQSEHDGEGMNLVMYFKLSESYSKDLPSHFRDSLTKFINDEVERVRGFPVDTIAPFRERLKILGRIVNIDELSKLNLNTAERKLMTACNEKPVLSRPQHEFYLGENYFEIDLDLHRFGYVSRKGIESFHERMTLSILDFGLTIQGNKAEELPEHILCCVRLDELDYNNRYHLGT; this is translated from the exons ATGGGAGCTTGCGCTTCACGGCCCAAGGGGTGGGCTATGAGAttccagaagaagaagaagcacgGCCGCCAAAGACGAATCATCCGGAGGCGCGTCTCGTCCTCCAACCGATCCACCAACCCCCAACTCCAAG GGAGTATGGATGGGGCTTGGTTTGATTGCACTTCAGTCATGGATTCCGAGCGCGGCGACGACGAGTTCTACAGTGTTTATGATG ATGTTGTGTCTTTGAATGGGTCGGAGAGTGCGATACAGAGAGGGAGGGAAAGTGGTGTTGGGGAGGAGAGTGACAGAATGCAAGGGTTGGGAGTTGTGCAGAATCATTGCCTGCCGTGTCTTCCTTCCACTAGCCCTTCGGCTGTTGACAACAAGTTGAGTTTTCGCAAGAGATTGGGGCCGTCTAGGCTTTCGTTTAAGTGGAGGGAAGGCCacgctgctgctgctgctccgGCTGATCCCACATTAG TTTCACCGAGGGCGGTTGTTAGAAGACCTATAGCAGGTTCGACGATTCCATACTGCCCAATGGGAAAGAGAATGGCTGATTGTTGGTCACCTCTTGAGCCCAACTCGTTCAAAGTCCGGGGAAAGAATTATCTTAG GGACAAAAAGAAAGAGTTAGCTTCTGATTGTGCTGCGTATTATCCTTTTGGAGTGGATATTTTCTTATCTCAGAGAAAGATTGATCATATTGCTCGCTTTGTGGAACTTCCTGTCGTAAATGTAGATGGAGATGTTCCTTCTATTCTTGTTGTAAATGTTCAG ATACCTCTGTATCCTATTTCTATGTTTCAAAGCGAACATGATGGAGAAGGAATGAATTTGGTCATGTATTTTAAGCTTTCTGAGAGTTACTCAAAAGACCTTCCATCTCATTTCCGCGATAGTCTAACT AAATTCATCAACGATGAGGTGGAGAGAGTTCGAGGATTCCCTGTCGACACAATTGCACCCTTCAGGGAAAGATTGAAAATATTGGGTCGAATAGTGAATATTGATGAACTCAGCAAACTGAATTTAAACACAGCTGAGAGGAAGCTAATGACTGCATGCAATGAAAAACCTGTTCTTTCACGCCCTCAACATGAATTTTACTTG GGAGAAAACTACTTCGagattgatttggatttgcatCGATTCGGCTATGTATCTAGAAAGGGTATTGAATCATTTCATGAGAGAATGACGCTATCAATACTGGATTTTGGTCTGACAATTCAG GGGAACAAGGCAGAAGAATTGCCCGAGCATATTTTATGCTGTGTACGGCTTGATGAACTTGACTACAATAATCGATACCATTTGGGAACTTGA